One stretch of Euphorbia lathyris chromosome 7, ddEupLath1.1, whole genome shotgun sequence DNA includes these proteins:
- the LOC136235140 gene encoding uncharacterized protein isoform X1: MLLCNHVQFVDCLPSSSYNSTNNYKKMKKKVRKKLHPVSTVAKTEEIRVCTNRTCRRQGSFQTLEIIKDLSPPNISVNSSGCLGRCGAGPNVVFLPQGIIVGHCGTAASAARVIARHSDDAIDDAAIRNALDALALRKRAEAEIDQANFSQAEILLSQAIHLKSFGGLHNMYKYRSCVRLAMGNYSGALEDAHEALNLAPQYVETELHRIKAGWSKWKSATGFLCDPGMPNRLKGKFYRTAIRPALLYGTECWAVKHCHIHKMSVAEMRMLRWMCGHTRKDRVRNEIIRTKVGVTSIENKMRENRLRWFGHVRRRALDAPVRRTEEWQRDVVVRGRGRPKQTWRRVIESDMSLLGIEENMVVDRTDWRERICVADTT; this comes from the exons atgCTGTTATGCAATCATGTTCAATTTGTGGACTGCTTGCCTTCCTCATCTTACAACTCAACGAACAACtacaagaagatgaagaagaaggtgaGGAAGAAGCTTCACCCTGTATCAACCGTCGCTAAAACGGAAGAAATTAGGGTCTGCACTAACCGGACATGCCGGAGGCAAGGTTCATTTCAGACTCTAGAAATCATTAAAGATCTCTCCCCTCCTAACATCTCCGTCAATTCAAGCGGTTGTTTGGGCCGTTGTGGTGCCGGCCCTAATGTCGTTTTTCTCCCCCAAGGAATCATCGTTGGCCACTGCGGCACCGCTGCTTCTGCCGCCCGTGTTATTGCTCGACATTCCGATGATGCTATTGACGATGCCGCGATTCGAAACGCGTTGGACGCTCTTGCGCTTAGGAAGAGAGCTGAGGCTGAAATTGATCAAGCTAATTTCTCTCAGGCGGAAATCCTTCTTTCTCAG GCTATACATCTTAAATCATTCGGTGGCCTCCATAACATGTATAAATACAG ATCTTGCGTGAGATTGGCAATGGGAAACTATTCCGGGGCTCTTGAAGATGCCCATGAAGCTTTGAATTTAGCTCCTCAATATGTTGAG ACAGAGCtgcataggattaaagctggttggtcgaagtggaagagtgctacgggtttcctttgtgatcccggcatgcctaatagattgaagggaaaattctaccggacggcaattagaccagcattgttatatggtacggagtgttgggcagtgaaacactgccacatccataagatgtcggtggcggagatgcgtatgttgagatggatgtgtggtcatacgagaaaggaccgggtgcgtaatgaaataattaggacaaaagtaggggtcacatctattgagaataaaatgagagaaaaccgactaaggtggtttggccatgtgagacgtagagcgcttgatgcgccggttaggagaaccgaagagtggcaaagggatgtagtggtgaggggtaggggaagacctaagcaaacttggaggagggtgatcgagagtgatatgagtttactgggaattgaggaaaatatggtagtggataggacggattggagggagcgaatctgtgtcgctgacacgacttga
- the LOC136235140 gene encoding uncharacterized protein isoform X2, giving the protein MLLCNHVQFVDCLPSSSYNSTNNYKKMKKKVRKKLHPVSTVAKTEEIRVCTNRTCRRQGSFQTLEIIKDLSPPNISVNSSGCLGRCGAGPNVVFLPQGIIVGHCGTAASAARVIARHSDDAIDDAAIRNALDALALRKRAEAEIDQANFSQAEILLSQAIHLKSFGGLHNMYKYRSCVRLAMGNYSGALEDAHEALNLAPQYVEGYMCEGDALVAMEQYDAAEKSYSLCLEIDPTIRHSKPFKSRVAKLQEKLIGANMPYGQQ; this is encoded by the exons atgCTGTTATGCAATCATGTTCAATTTGTGGACTGCTTGCCTTCCTCATCTTACAACTCAACGAACAACtacaagaagatgaagaagaaggtgaGGAAGAAGCTTCACCCTGTATCAACCGTCGCTAAAACGGAAGAAATTAGGGTCTGCACTAACCGGACATGCCGGAGGCAAGGTTCATTTCAGACTCTAGAAATCATTAAAGATCTCTCCCCTCCTAACATCTCCGTCAATTCAAGCGGTTGTTTGGGCCGTTGTGGTGCCGGCCCTAATGTCGTTTTTCTCCCCCAAGGAATCATCGTTGGCCACTGCGGCACCGCTGCTTCTGCCGCCCGTGTTATTGCTCGACATTCCGATGATGCTATTGACGATGCCGCGATTCGAAACGCGTTGGACGCTCTTGCGCTTAGGAAGAGAGCTGAGGCTGAAATTGATCAAGCTAATTTCTCTCAGGCGGAAATCCTTCTTTCTCAG GCTATACATCTTAAATCATTCGGTGGCCTCCATAACATGTATAAATACAG ATCTTGCGTGAGATTGGCAATGGGAAACTATTCCGGGGCTCTTGAAGATGCCCATGAAGCTTTGAATTTAGCTCCTCAATATGTTGAG GGATATATGTGTGAAGGTGATGCCTTGGTGGCAATGGAACAATATGATGCAGCTGAGAAGTCTTATTCGCTGTGTTTAGAGATAGATCCTACAATTCGTCATTCCAAACCATTCAAG
- the LOC136235140 gene encoding uncharacterized protein isoform X3, with protein sequence MLLCNHVQFVDCLPSSSYNSTNNYKKMKKKVRKKLHPVSTVAKTEEIRVCTNRTCRRQGSFQTLEIIKDLSPPNISVNSSGCLGRCGAGPNVVFLPQGIIVGHCGTAASAARVIARHSDDAIDDAAIRNALDALALRKRAEAEIDQANFSQAEILLSQAIHLKSFGGLHNMYKYRSCVRLAMGNYSGALEDAHEALNLAPQYVEGYMCEGDALVAMEQYDAAEKSYSLCLEIDPTIRHSKPFKSEKLLKSVQPLMSPTV encoded by the exons atgCTGTTATGCAATCATGTTCAATTTGTGGACTGCTTGCCTTCCTCATCTTACAACTCAACGAACAACtacaagaagatgaagaagaaggtgaGGAAGAAGCTTCACCCTGTATCAACCGTCGCTAAAACGGAAGAAATTAGGGTCTGCACTAACCGGACATGCCGGAGGCAAGGTTCATTTCAGACTCTAGAAATCATTAAAGATCTCTCCCCTCCTAACATCTCCGTCAATTCAAGCGGTTGTTTGGGCCGTTGTGGTGCCGGCCCTAATGTCGTTTTTCTCCCCCAAGGAATCATCGTTGGCCACTGCGGCACCGCTGCTTCTGCCGCCCGTGTTATTGCTCGACATTCCGATGATGCTATTGACGATGCCGCGATTCGAAACGCGTTGGACGCTCTTGCGCTTAGGAAGAGAGCTGAGGCTGAAATTGATCAAGCTAATTTCTCTCAGGCGGAAATCCTTCTTTCTCAG GCTATACATCTTAAATCATTCGGTGGCCTCCATAACATGTATAAATACAG ATCTTGCGTGAGATTGGCAATGGGAAACTATTCCGGGGCTCTTGAAGATGCCCATGAAGCTTTGAATTTAGCTCCTCAATATGTTGAG GGATATATGTGTGAAGGTGATGCCTTGGTGGCAATGGAACAATATGATGCAGCTGAGAAGTCTTATTCGCTGTGTTTAGAGATAGATCCTACAATTCGTCATTCCAAACCATTCAAG
- the LOC136235140 gene encoding uncharacterized protein isoform X4, with translation MLLCNHVQFVDCLPSSSYNSTNNYKKMKKKVRKKLHPVSTVAKTEEIRVCTNRTCRRQGSFQTLEIIKDLSPPNISVNSSGCLGRCGAGPNVVFLPQGIIVGHCGTAASAARVIARHSDDAIDDAAIRNALDALALRKRAEAEIDQANFSQAEILLSQAIHLKSFGGLHNMYKYRSCVRLAMGNYSGALEDAHEALNLAPQYVESRVAKLQEKLIGANMPYGQQ, from the exons atgCTGTTATGCAATCATGTTCAATTTGTGGACTGCTTGCCTTCCTCATCTTACAACTCAACGAACAACtacaagaagatgaagaagaaggtgaGGAAGAAGCTTCACCCTGTATCAACCGTCGCTAAAACGGAAGAAATTAGGGTCTGCACTAACCGGACATGCCGGAGGCAAGGTTCATTTCAGACTCTAGAAATCATTAAAGATCTCTCCCCTCCTAACATCTCCGTCAATTCAAGCGGTTGTTTGGGCCGTTGTGGTGCCGGCCCTAATGTCGTTTTTCTCCCCCAAGGAATCATCGTTGGCCACTGCGGCACCGCTGCTTCTGCCGCCCGTGTTATTGCTCGACATTCCGATGATGCTATTGACGATGCCGCGATTCGAAACGCGTTGGACGCTCTTGCGCTTAGGAAGAGAGCTGAGGCTGAAATTGATCAAGCTAATTTCTCTCAGGCGGAAATCCTTCTTTCTCAG GCTATACATCTTAAATCATTCGGTGGCCTCCATAACATGTATAAATACAG ATCTTGCGTGAGATTGGCAATGGGAAACTATTCCGGGGCTCTTGAAGATGCCCATGAAGCTTTGAATTTAGCTCCTCAATATGTTGAG